In Solanum lycopersicum chromosome 5, SLM_r2.1, the following are encoded in one genomic region:
- the LOC101267810 gene encoding cationic peroxidase 1-like encodes MANMSFLLLLVIVPFVLIGMSSAQLTSNFYNSSCPNVLSIIKTAVNSAIAKESRMGASLLRLHFHDCFVNGCDASVLLDDTSSFTGEKTANPNSGSLRGFDVIDTIKTQIESSCAGVVSCADILAVAARDSVVKLGGPSWTVLLGRRDSTTASLSNANSDIPAPTLNLSSLISSFSNKGFNTREMVALSGSHTIGQARCTTFRDRLHNETDINASFATSIKSKCPQSGSDNNVSPLDTTSPTTFDNIYYKNLRIQKGLLHSDQQLSSGGSTDSIVNTYSSNSATFLADFAKAMVKMGNLSPLTGTNGQIRKNCRKTN; translated from the exons ATGGCTAACATGTCTTTTTTACTATTACTAGTTATAGTCCCTTTTGTTCTTATTGGAATGAGCTCAGCTCAATTGACTTCCAATTTCTATAATTCTTCATGTCCAAATGTTCTTTCCATAATCAAAACAGCTGTCAATTCTGCTATCGCTAAGGAGTCTCGCATGGGAGCCTCTTTGCTTCGTCTTCATTTTCACGATTGCTTCGTTAAT GGTTGTGATGCATCTGTGTTATTAGATGATACATCAAGTTTTACTGGAGAGAAGACGGCTAATCCCAATAGTGGATCCTTAAGGGGATTCGATGTGATTGATActatcaaaactcaaattgaatCGTCATGTGCTGGTGTCGTATCTTGTGCTGATATTTTAGCTGTTGCAGCTAGAGACTCTGTTGTTAAA CTTGGTGGACCTAGTTGGACTGTATTACTTGGAAGAAGAGACTCAACCACTGCAAGTTTGAGTAACGCAAATAGTGACATTCCTGCACCAACTTTGAACTTAAGCAGTCTTATTTCTTCTTTCTCTAACAAAGGTTTCAATACCAGAGAAATGGTCGCTCTCTCag GGTCTCACACGATAGGACAAGCAAGGTGCACTACTTTTCGCGATCGTCTACACAACGAAACTGATATAAATGCTTCATTTGCAACATCGATTAAATCGAAATGTCCACAAAGTGGAAGTGACAATAATGTCTCTCCATTAGACACTACAAGCCCAACTACATTTGATAATATTTACTATAAGAATCTGCGAATTCAAAAGGGTCTTCTTCATTCTGACCAACAACTCTCTAGTGGAGGCTCAACAGACTCTATAGTTAACACTTATAGTTCAAATTCAGCCACTTTCTTAGCTGATTTTGCAAAAGCTATGGTGAAAATGGGTAATCTTAGCCCACTTACTGGAACCAACGGCCAAATTCGTAAAAATTGCAGGAAGACCAATTAA